In the Thermodesulfovibrio yellowstonii DSM 11347 genome, one interval contains:
- a CDS encoding penicillin-binding protein 1A, translating into MKLKIIIITVIVMIAFLAGAGFALFRDIPSIKDFDKVKTPHGTKVYAEDGTLIGEFKIQKGIYIPIKQIPKHLIDAVIAVEDSRFWKHKGIDYIGIGRALITDVLHMQLKEGGSTITQQLAKIMFLTPEKTISRKIKEAYLAMKIEKELSKEKILELYLNNVYFGHGAYGVEMASRIYFGKSITHITLPEAALLAGLIRAPNSYSPYNDLVKAKQRQEIVLERMEKEELITPQERKRASLQAIHLSSLRISTENYNYFLEYVRKQLEETFDIEKIYKGNLRVYTTLDTHAQVSAQRALQEGLRDVDKRNGWRGPVGKISIKNEEKEEKVSFTPSQGDIAKGVVLSVTPNQAIIKARGLKGKLNLQDAQWANKVVDSSGKIKTFKNFKLSDILSPGDVIMVRFKSVGKEILFSLEQEPEIEGALVAVDPQTGYIRAMVGGYSFQRGEFNRAIYAKRQPGSSFKPFVYATAIEKGFKPEDTIVDEPISYKTGLKEWSPSNYDGEFWGEITLRRALAFSRNVPTVRLAEMIGVDSIINLAKRAGITSEMPADLTIALGSLSVSPLELTSAFAIFANGGKKIKPIAIKYVTDASGKILLQNEPELQDVISPEVSYTVTDMLKDVISYGTGARANIGRPVAGKTGTSNDFKDAWFIGYTPQLVAGVWVGYDDMRKSLGHGEAGGRVSAPIWAQFMKEALSNKEPQNFTLSPGSEEPKNNLKTPESSKNPSNQTINPIDKRN; encoded by the coding sequence ATGAAACTTAAGATAATCATAATTACCGTAATTGTAATGATTGCTTTTCTTGCGGGTGCAGGTTTTGCATTATTCAGAGATATTCCTTCAATAAAAGATTTTGATAAAGTAAAAACTCCTCATGGAACAAAGGTTTATGCTGAAGATGGAACTTTAATTGGAGAGTTTAAAATTCAAAAAGGCATTTATATTCCCATAAAACAAATACCAAAACATTTAATAGATGCGGTTATAGCAGTAGAAGACTCACGTTTTTGGAAACACAAAGGAATTGACTACATCGGAATAGGCAGAGCTCTAATTACTGATGTTCTTCATATGCAACTTAAAGAAGGAGGAAGCACTATTACTCAGCAGCTTGCTAAAATAATGTTCCTCACTCCAGAGAAAACTATTTCAAGGAAAATTAAAGAAGCCTATTTAGCAATGAAAATAGAAAAAGAGCTTAGCAAAGAAAAAATACTTGAACTTTATCTTAATAACGTTTATTTTGGGCATGGAGCTTACGGAGTTGAAATGGCATCAAGAATTTATTTTGGTAAATCTATAACTCATATAACTCTTCCAGAGGCAGCTTTACTTGCAGGTTTAATAAGAGCTCCTAATTCATACTCTCCTTATAATGATTTAGTTAAAGCAAAACAGAGACAGGAAATTGTTCTTGAAAGAATGGAAAAAGAAGAATTAATTACTCCTCAGGAAAGAAAAAGAGCTTCCTTACAAGCAATTCATTTAAGTTCGTTAAGGATTTCAACTGAAAACTATAACTACTTCCTTGAATATGTAAGAAAACAGCTTGAAGAAACCTTTGACATAGAAAAAATTTATAAAGGCAACTTAAGAGTTTACACTACTCTTGATACCCATGCTCAGGTATCTGCACAAAGAGCATTACAGGAAGGGCTTAGAGATGTTGATAAAAGAAATGGGTGGAGAGGTCCTGTTGGGAAAATATCAATCAAAAATGAAGAAAAAGAAGAAAAAGTATCCTTTACTCCATCACAAGGAGATATTGCAAAAGGTGTGGTTTTATCGGTAACACCTAATCAAGCAATTATTAAGGCAAGAGGGTTAAAAGGTAAATTAAACTTACAAGATGCTCAATGGGCAAATAAGGTAGTTGATTCTTCAGGTAAAATTAAAACATTCAAAAATTTTAAGCTTTCTGATATTCTGTCACCCGGTGATGTAATAATGGTCAGATTTAAATCTGTTGGTAAAGAAATCTTATTTTCTCTTGAACAGGAGCCCGAAATAGAAGGAGCATTGGTTGCAGTAGATCCTCAAACAGGTTATATAAGAGCAATGGTTGGTGGATATAGTTTTCAAAGAGGAGAGTTCAACAGAGCAATTTATGCTAAAAGACAACCCGGAAGTTCTTTTAAACCTTTTGTATATGCCACAGCCATTGAAAAAGGATTTAAACCAGAGGATACTATAGTTGATGAGCCAATTAGTTATAAAACAGGACTTAAAGAATGGTCACCATCAAACTACGATGGAGAATTCTGGGGAGAAATAACTTTAAGAAGAGCATTAGCTTTCTCAAGAAATGTTCCTACTGTAAGATTAGCTGAAATGATAGGAGTTGATTCAATAATAAATCTTGCCAAAAGAGCAGGGATAACATCAGAAATGCCAGCAGACCTAACTATAGCGCTTGGTAGTCTAAGTGTATCACCATTGGAACTAACCTCGGCATTTGCCATATTCGCAAATGGAGGCAAAAAAATAAAACCTATAGCAATAAAATATGTAACTGATGCTTCAGGAAAGATTTTGCTTCAAAATGAACCTGAACTTCAGGATGTAATTTCACCTGAGGTTTCTTATACAGTCACTGATATGCTTAAAGATGTTATTAGTTACGGTACAGGAGCAAGAGCAAACATCGGAAGACCTGTAGCGGGAAAAACTGGAACGAGCAATGATTTTAAAGATGCATGGTTTATTGGTTATACTCCTCAACTTGTCGCAGGAGTCTGGGTTGGCTATGATGATATGAGAAAAAGTCTCGGACATGGAGAAGCAGGGGGAAGAGTATCTGCGCCAATATGGGCACAGTTTATGAAAGAAGCTCTCTCAAACAAAGAACCTCAGAATTTTACTTTATCGCCAGGCTCTGAAGAACCAAAAAATAATTTAAAAACTCCTGAATCATCTAAAAATCCTTCTAATCAAACGATTAATCCTATTGATAAAAGGAATTGA
- a CDS encoding ketopantoate reductase family protein — translation MKILIFGLGALGTVFATSLKASGETVFGITKDKYIGKINNKTLEIKGLFGEKRAQLDNIFTSSEQIQDRDLDLIIVSVKAYDTETVINQIKHLLGQNTLVLLAQNGYGNYEIASSVIGKERVILSRIIFGAKIVEPAIAEVTVFADDIVIGQPDNMISEKKLNEIADIFNKAGLPTRVSKEVYAILWDKILYNSALNPLGAILECNYGTLAKHEETRKIMNKIVEEIFNVAKFKKIKLNWADYKEYLNYFYEKLVPPTAKHFPSMYYDIKNGKKTEIDAFNGAIVKLAKQCNLSVPVNETITNLVKVKENLI, via the coding sequence ATGAAAATACTGATTTTTGGATTGGGTGCATTAGGAACAGTTTTTGCCACTTCACTAAAGGCATCAGGCGAAACTGTTTTTGGAATAACAAAAGATAAATACATCGGAAAAATTAACAATAAAACATTAGAAATAAAAGGACTCTTCGGAGAAAAAAGAGCACAACTGGATAATATTTTTACAAGCTCTGAACAAATTCAAGATAGAGATTTAGACCTCATCATTGTTTCAGTTAAAGCCTACGATACTGAGACTGTTATAAATCAAATTAAACACTTACTTGGGCAAAATACTCTTGTTTTACTTGCACAGAATGGGTATGGAAATTATGAAATAGCAAGCTCAGTTATAGGTAAAGAAAGAGTTATACTTTCAAGAATAATATTCGGTGCAAAAATAGTTGAACCTGCAATAGCTGAAGTAACTGTTTTTGCTGATGATATTGTCATTGGACAACCTGACAATATGATTTCAGAAAAAAAATTAAATGAAATTGCTGATATCTTCAATAAAGCAGGACTTCCTACAAGGGTATCTAAGGAGGTTTATGCAATACTTTGGGATAAAATTCTCTATAATTCAGCATTAAATCCCTTAGGAGCAATTCTTGAATGCAATTATGGTACACTTGCCAAACATGAAGAGACAAGAAAAATAATGAATAAAATAGTTGAAGAAATTTTCAATGTTGCAAAATTTAAGAAAATAAAACTTAACTGGGCAGATTATAAAGAATATCTTAATTACTTCTATGAGAAACTTGTTCCCCCAACAGCAAAACATTTTCCTTCAATGTATTATGATATAAAAAACGGTAAAAAAACAGAGATAGATGCATTCAACGGAGCAATTGTAAAACTTGCAAAACAATGCAATTTATCCGTGCCTGTAAATGAAACAATTACAAACCTTGTAAAGGTAAAAGAAAATCTTATATAA
- the acs gene encoding acetate--CoA ligase alpha subunit, protein MIDFIFNPSSIAVVGASQEEKKVGNAVLKNLINGYTGKIYPVNPGRTEILSLPCYPSVSAIPDRVDLAIIVIPAKAVADSLKDCAKAGVKGVVVITAGFKEVGGDGVAREKEIVEIVRSAGIKMVGPNCLGVMNTKNKMNASFAAELPPEGRVAFFSQSGALGVAIIDWAIENNFGFSKFVSFGNKADLNETDFLEYFAKDPDTDVILGYIEDVIDGKRFIEIAKEVTKIKPVILIKSGATEAGARAASSHTGALAGSDRAFTEAFRKTGIIRTSGIQELFDTAEMFISRKTPKGRKLLIITNAGGPGIIAADTADRLGIKLDPMTRTSIDTIAEKLPSTASLYNPVDIIGDATSERYKIVLDQAIKDNSVEGICVILTPQAVTDVDNIADVVISSANNTDKPVFATFIGGQRVRNAINKLKGFRIPCFTDPSIAIHAYRKLVDFVQLKSKEISDELQIKIPEQNIEEVKKIIQSLQSQGVSEIGGEEAMQILSLYGFSFPERALAKTPMEAVAIAERIGYPVVMKVSSPHILHKTDVGGVKLNLNNDKAVYNAFVEITTNVKRVMPDAYIEGIMIYEMVTGGKEVIFGVSYDRTFGHMIMFGLGGIYVEVLKDVSFRIVPVSEQEALEMITEIKGSKILDGVRGEKPYDKTDIANCIRKLSKLVMDFPIIKEIDINPYMVFNNGGIGLDARIII, encoded by the coding sequence ATGATTGATTTTATTTTTAATCCATCCTCCATTGCTGTAGTTGGCGCTTCACAAGAAGAAAAAAAAGTGGGCAATGCTGTCCTTAAAAATCTTATTAATGGTTATACAGGCAAAATATATCCTGTAAATCCTGGAAGAACTGAAATACTTTCTCTACCCTGCTACCCTTCTGTATCAGCAATCCCTGACAGAGTAGACCTCGCTATAATAGTAATTCCAGCTAAAGCTGTTGCAGACTCTTTAAAAGATTGTGCAAAAGCAGGAGTAAAAGGTGTTGTTGTTATTACAGCAGGTTTCAAAGAAGTCGGTGGAGACGGAGTTGCAAGAGAAAAAGAAATTGTAGAGATTGTAAGAAGTGCAGGAATAAAAATGGTTGGACCAAACTGTCTTGGTGTTATGAATACAAAAAACAAGATGAATGCTTCTTTTGCTGCTGAGTTACCTCCTGAAGGGAGAGTTGCTTTCTTTTCTCAATCAGGAGCTTTAGGTGTTGCAATCATAGACTGGGCAATAGAGAACAACTTTGGTTTTTCAAAATTTGTAAGCTTCGGAAATAAAGCTGACTTAAATGAAACAGATTTCCTTGAATACTTTGCAAAAGACCCAGACACTGATGTAATTCTGGGATATATTGAAGATGTTATAGATGGCAAAAGATTTATTGAAATAGCTAAAGAAGTTACAAAAATAAAACCTGTAATATTAATCAAATCTGGTGCAACAGAAGCAGGTGCAAGAGCTGCCTCTTCACATACAGGCGCGCTTGCAGGGTCTGATAGAGCTTTTACAGAAGCTTTTAGAAAAACAGGAATAATCAGAACTTCAGGTATTCAAGAACTATTTGATACAGCAGAAATGTTTATTTCAAGAAAAACCCCAAAGGGCAGAAAACTTCTCATTATTACAAATGCTGGTGGTCCTGGAATTATTGCAGCGGATACAGCAGATAGACTCGGGATAAAACTTGATCCAATGACCAGAACATCAATAGATACAATAGCTGAAAAACTTCCTTCAACTGCTTCTCTTTATAATCCTGTTGATATAATTGGAGATGCTACCTCAGAAAGATATAAAATTGTTCTTGATCAAGCTATAAAAGATAATTCTGTAGAAGGAATCTGTGTAATTCTTACTCCTCAGGCAGTAACAGATGTTGATAATATTGCAGATGTTGTAATTTCTTCAGCAAATAATACAGATAAACCCGTTTTTGCAACCTTTATTGGTGGTCAGAGAGTAAGAAATGCGATAAACAAACTTAAAGGGTTTAGAATTCCATGTTTTACTGACCCTTCTATTGCAATTCATGCCTATAGAAAACTTGTTGATTTTGTCCAACTTAAAAGCAAAGAAATATCTGACGAACTTCAGATAAAAATACCTGAACAAAATATTGAAGAAGTGAAAAAGATTATTCAAAGTTTGCAATCCCAGGGAGTTTCTGAAATTGGTGGAGAAGAGGCAATGCAAATACTCTCTCTTTATGGTTTTTCTTTCCCAGAAAGAGCATTGGCAAAAACACCAATGGAAGCTGTGGCAATTGCAGAAAGAATTGGCTATCCAGTAGTCATGAAGGTTTCATCACCTCATATTCTTCATAAAACAGATGTTGGTGGAGTTAAGCTTAATCTTAACAACGATAAAGCTGTTTACAATGCTTTTGTAGAAATAACAACAAATGTCAAAAGAGTTATGCCAGATGCATACATAGAAGGTATAATGATTTATGAAATGGTTACAGGTGGCAAAGAAGTTATTTTTGGAGTAAGTTATGATAGAACATTTGGACACATGATTATGTTTGGACTTGGAGGAATTTATGTGGAAGTTCTGAAAGATGTTTCTTTCAGAATAGTTCCTGTATCAGAACAGGAAGCACTTGAAATGATAACTGAAATTAAAGGTAGCAAAATACTTGATGGAGTAAGAGGTGAAAAACCTTACGATAAAACTGATATAGCTAACTGTATAAGAAAACTTTCCAAGTTGGTTATGGATTTCCCTATAATTAAAGAGATTGATATTAATCCTTATATGGTATTCAATAATGGTGGGATAGGACTTGATGCAAGAATAATAATTTAG
- a CDS encoding DRTGG domain-containing protein, which produces MIPIFIISNRAFTGKNFFALGLSLTLQERGYKTGYIRPLGRIPLKKGEEIFDEEAVFIKELLGLEEPLSVISPFVFTYETQYKLLEGTDLKIKEKVINSFSQQSNKDFVIVVGPNNIFEGFTLGIDVISLLQETNGKVIAIQHWDSELAMDDIFGIRQLSSEKFIGAVINKVPPEQFHYVKEKVVPFIEGRGIKVLGVFKKDKFLEAVTVRRLMEAVNGGLVCCEDKLDEFVDNLSIGAMDPETALSYFLRIPNKAVITGIHRTDIQIVAMETSTKCLILTGGMHVNETVTGIAKAKGIPIIVTGMDTFTAVDKMEKLMGKAVIREKDKALKAKEVVSTAFDIEEFLRRTK; this is translated from the coding sequence ATGATACCCATTTTTATAATATCAAATCGAGCCTTTACAGGAAAAAACTTTTTTGCTTTAGGACTATCTCTCACTCTTCAAGAACGAGGTTATAAAACAGGTTATATAAGACCACTCGGAAGAATTCCTTTAAAAAAAGGTGAAGAAATATTTGATGAAGAAGCTGTTTTTATAAAGGAGTTATTAGGACTTGAAGAACCATTAAGTGTAATATCTCCTTTCGTTTTTACTTATGAAACACAGTATAAACTTCTTGAAGGCACTGATTTAAAAATAAAAGAAAAAGTTATTAACTCCTTTTCACAGCAAAGTAATAAAGATTTTGTAATAGTTGTCGGACCTAACAACATATTTGAAGGATTTACACTTGGAATTGATGTTATAAGCTTACTACAGGAGACAAATGGAAAGGTTATAGCTATTCAACACTGGGATAGCGAACTTGCAATGGATGACATATTCGGTATAAGACAGTTAAGCAGTGAAAAATTTATAGGTGCAGTTATAAATAAAGTTCCTCCTGAACAGTTTCATTATGTAAAAGAAAAGGTAGTTCCATTTATTGAAGGAAGGGGAATAAAAGTCTTGGGAGTTTTCAAAAAAGATAAATTTCTGGAAGCTGTTACAGTAAGAAGGCTTATGGAAGCAGTAAATGGTGGGCTTGTCTGCTGTGAAGACAAACTTGATGAATTTGTTGATAATCTATCCATCGGAGCAATGGATCCTGAAACAGCACTTTCCTATTTCTTAAGAATTCCGAACAAAGCGGTTATAACAGGCATTCACAGAACAGATATCCAGATAGTTGCAATGGAAACTTCCACAAAGTGTTTAATACTTACTGGCGGAATGCATGTTAATGAAACTGTAACAGGAATTGCTAAAGCAAAAGGTATTCCAATTATTGTTACTGGTATGGATACATTTACAGCAGTTGATAAAATGGAAAAACTTATGGGCAAGGCTGTCATAAGAGAAAAGGATAAAGCATTAAAAGCAAAAGAAGTTGTTAGCACTGCATTTGATATAGAAGAGTTTCTGAGAAGAACTAAATGA